A genomic stretch from Arachis stenosperma cultivar V10309 chromosome 3, arast.V10309.gnm1.PFL2, whole genome shotgun sequence includes:
- the LOC130966595 gene encoding uncharacterized protein LOC130966595 translates to MSPYQLVYGKACHFPLELEHKALWAIKILNFDSIAAGAKRILQLQEIEEFRSQAYENTTIYKEKAKRRHDLHLAPRDFEKGQQVLLYNSKLRLFPRKLKSRWSGPFIVTKV, encoded by the coding sequence ATGTCCCCATATCAACTGGTTTATGGGAAAGCTTGCCATTTTCCACTAGAATTGGAACACAAAGCTCTCTGGGCCATCAAGATACTAAACTTTGACAGCATTGCTGCTGGTGCAAAGAGGATCTTGCAGCTGCAAGAGATAGAGGAATTCAGGTCacaagcctatgaaaatactaCGATATATAAAGAGAAGGCAAAGAGGAGACATGACCTGCATCTTGCACCCAGGGATTTCGAAAAGGGGCAGCAAGTACTCCTCTACAATTCCAAATTGAGACTGTTCCCAAGAAAACTCAAATCGAGGTGGTCCGGGCCTTTCATTGTCACAAAAGTCTGA